A region of Streptomyces cinnamoneus DNA encodes the following proteins:
- a CDS encoding class I SAM-dependent methyltransferase: MPLRRTRTPHDAVHHPVFARLYARWSPVVDERAGVRAHRQELLAGLSGRVIEIGAGNGLNFAHYPGTVSEVVAIEPERTLRRLAVDAAVRAGVPVDVVPGAAEALPVKSEAFDAAVVSLVLCSVRDVGRALAELRRVLRPGGELRFFEHGLARGRALATVQRSLDRTVWPVVFGGCHTARDPLRAITAAGFELGPYRRLRVPDTAVPSPASPCVLGTARRPAEPEARPPT; encoded by the coding sequence ATGCCGCTCCGCCGCACCAGAACGCCGCACGACGCCGTGCACCATCCGGTTTTCGCCCGGCTCTACGCCCGTTGGAGCCCGGTCGTCGACGAGCGCGCCGGGGTCCGCGCGCACCGGCAGGAGCTGCTGGCCGGGCTGTCGGGACGGGTGATCGAGATCGGGGCCGGGAACGGCCTGAACTTCGCCCACTACCCGGGGACCGTCTCGGAGGTGGTGGCGATCGAGCCGGAACGGACGCTGCGGCGGCTGGCGGTGGACGCCGCGGTGCGGGCCGGGGTCCCGGTGGACGTGGTGCCGGGCGCGGCGGAGGCGCTGCCCGTCAAGAGCGAGGCGTTCGACGCGGCGGTGGTGTCCTTGGTGCTGTGTTCCGTCCGGGACGTGGGGCGCGCCCTCGCGGAGCTGCGGCGGGTCCTGCGACCGGGCGGCGAGCTGCGCTTCTTCGAGCACGGTCTCGCCCGGGGCCGGGCCCTGGCGACCGTGCAGCGGTCCCTGGACCGCACGGTGTGGCCGGTGGTCTTCGGCGGCTGCCACACCGCCCGGGACCCGCTGCGGGCGATCACGGCGGCGGGCTTCGAACTGGGCCCCTACCGGCGGCTCCGCGTGCCGGACACCGCCGTCCCGTCGCCGGCCTCGCCCTGTGTGCTGGGCACCGCTCGGCGTCCGGCCGAACCGGAGGCCCGGCCTCCTACGTGA